From a single Fulvivirga ulvae genomic region:
- a CDS encoding carbohydrate binding family 9 domain-containing protein, whose protein sequence is MKHLLLLSILLFSFTISGQDLYEVPKINSPVVLDGIVDEPAWDSVTPFPMTMYTPVYEGEMTEKTEIRMAYDDEYIYFSGIFLDSDPEGIQGNSLIRDGDPGGDFFNVMLDTYNDNENFNTFSTMPSGNRLDAEILNDAEGDQSKIFNASWNTFWSVATTQDDRGWYAEMRIPFSSLRFDDKNEDIIFGLIVHRLVGRKNERQTYPAIPPNWNMAPWKPSRAQKILIKGIHRKNPVYFTPYVLGRIRENNIHDSTENRIINHADTDAEIGLDIKYAISSNLTLDLTLNTDFAQVEADNVQVNLSRFSLFFPEKRQFFQERSGVFNFATSTISQNRIFHSRRIGLDENGNLLRVYGGGRLVGRFKNFDVAVLSMQTEGSSPDISSENFGVIRLRKRVFNPYSFVGTMFTSRLDSEGNYNVVAGADAFLRISGPYYLTLKGGHVFSDNLDNSDNSLAYLRWERRAVSGLGYFVEAEHVGKNFEPGVGFILRKDNLALNQNVIYGIFIDGQWLRKFEPFINNSIYLRNDDYSLETISTEPGLLTSFVSGADLSLSVVRVYDEVINGFSLSDESYVPAGNYTYSSFKASYNMNAGQKMKVNLSSEVGRFYDGDKTSFSVSPAWNQSKHFGITLNYTFNRIEFAERDQLLRADIASATILAALDTQWSLRSLVQYSQVNHKVAINTGLRYNKKEGNDLYLVYNQVTNTADRDIEGTALPGTESWSLTLKYTYTLIK, encoded by the coding sequence ATGAAACACCTTTTACTCCTTTCAATTTTACTCTTTTCATTTACAATTTCAGGTCAGGACCTTTATGAAGTCCCGAAGATTAACTCACCCGTAGTGCTCGATGGCATAGTTGATGAACCGGCCTGGGATTCCGTCACACCATTTCCTATGACCATGTATACTCCTGTATATGAGGGTGAAATGACAGAAAAAACAGAAATACGGATGGCCTACGATGACGAATACATCTATTTCTCCGGCATCTTTCTAGACTCTGACCCTGAAGGTATCCAGGGCAATTCTTTGATCAGGGACGGTGACCCGGGTGGAGATTTTTTCAACGTAATGCTCGACACTTACAATGACAATGAAAATTTCAATACCTTCAGTACCATGCCTTCCGGCAATCGGCTGGATGCCGAAATACTGAATGATGCAGAAGGCGACCAGTCAAAAATATTCAATGCCAGCTGGAATACCTTCTGGAGCGTGGCCACAACTCAGGACGACCGGGGCTGGTATGCCGAAATGCGTATTCCCTTTTCCAGCCTGCGCTTTGACGATAAAAATGAAGACATAATTTTCGGCCTGATCGTACACCGCCTGGTAGGCAGAAAAAATGAGCGCCAGACTTATCCGGCTATTCCTCCAAACTGGAACATGGCACCCTGGAAACCTTCAAGGGCGCAAAAAATATTGATCAAAGGCATCCACCGAAAAAATCCTGTTTATTTCACCCCATATGTATTGGGCAGGATACGTGAGAATAATATCCATGACAGTACAGAAAATAGAATAATTAACCATGCTGATACTGATGCTGAAATCGGCCTGGATATCAAGTACGCCATAAGTTCAAACCTTACGCTTGATTTGACACTGAATACAGATTTTGCCCAGGTGGAAGCTGATAATGTACAGGTGAATCTCAGCCGGTTTTCGTTATTCTTTCCTGAAAAAAGGCAGTTTTTCCAGGAAAGGTCCGGGGTATTTAATTTTGCTACCAGCACCATCTCTCAAAACCGGATATTCCACAGCCGCAGGATCGGCCTGGATGAAAATGGCAACCTGCTCAGGGTTTATGGCGGCGGACGGCTGGTCGGACGGTTCAAAAATTTTGATGTAGCCGTCCTCTCCATGCAGACGGAAGGAAGCTCCCCTGACATCAGTTCAGAAAACTTTGGGGTGATCAGGCTCCGTAAAAGGGTGTTTAATCCTTATTCATTCGTCGGCACCATGTTCACTTCCAGGCTGGACTCCGAAGGCAATTATAATGTGGTAGCAGGTGCAGATGCCTTTCTCCGCATATCAGGCCCCTACTACCTGACCCTGAAAGGTGGCCATGTGTTTTCTGATAACCTCGACAACTCTGACAATTCGCTCGCCTATCTCAGGTGGGAAAGAAGGGCGGTCTCGGGACTAGGTTATTTTGTGGAAGCAGAACATGTAGGCAAAAATTTTGAACCCGGAGTAGGTTTCATACTTCGAAAAGATAACCTGGCATTGAATCAAAACGTAATCTACGGCATTTTTATTGACGGCCAATGGCTAAGGAAATTCGAACCTTTTATTAACAATTCTATTTACCTGAGAAATGATGATTATTCTTTGGAGACCATATCAACAGAACCCGGATTACTCACTTCATTTGTCAGCGGCGCTGATCTTTCTCTTTCGGTAGTAAGGGTCTATGATGAAGTAATCAACGGTTTCAGTTTATCGGATGAGAGCTATGTGCCTGCCGGTAATTATACCTATTCTTCATTCAAAGCCAGCTATAATATGAACGCCGGCCAAAAAATGAAGGTAAACTTAAGCTCTGAAGTGGGGCGGTTTTATGATGGAGATAAAACCTCCTTTTCAGTATCACCTGCCTGGAACCAATCCAAACATTTTGGAATTACTCTGAATTATACTTTCAACCGGATTGAATTTGCTGAAAGAGATCAACTGCTCAGGGCTGACATTGCCAGCGCTACGATACTGGCCGCCCTGGATACTCAGTGGTCCTTAAGATCATTGGTGCAATACTCCCAGGTTAACCATAAAGTGGCAATCAATACAGGCCTCCGGTATAACAAGAAGGAAGGTAATGATCTTTACCTGGTTTACAACCAGGTTACCAATACTGCTGACCGGGATATTGAGGGCACAGCATTACCAGGAACTGAAAGCTGGAGTCTGACATTAAAGTATACTTATACCTTAATCAAATAA
- a CDS encoding helix-turn-helix domain-containing protein: MKILNIGLFESEKVSADFYCNTFKDHLLHHHQSISVPHKHDFFLTVLFTKGSGVHEIDFDSYTILPGSVFFLYPGQTHHWELSEDIDGYIFFHTREFFEMGFTDHSIRNFPFFYSVHNQPAIMLKAESVKHILPFFESVYGEYIHKGFFSRQKISSLLNLIYIELSRVYLGESKALTFNSAVYSLQVNRLEQLIETYYRSQKSPAAYADMMNITPKHLNRLTRETLGKTTTQLITERILLEAKRMLVYVGDPLSTIAEALGYDDYAYFSRVFKKWTGLSPSQFAAKYKSLKT; encoded by the coding sequence ATGAAAATATTGAACATTGGCCTGTTTGAGTCAGAAAAGGTATCTGCTGATTTTTATTGCAATACTTTTAAAGATCATTTGCTCCATCACCACCAGTCCATTAGTGTCCCCCACAAGCACGATTTCTTTCTGACGGTACTTTTCACTAAAGGGTCAGGGGTACATGAAATAGATTTTGACAGTTATACCATCCTCCCGGGCAGTGTTTTTTTTCTTTATCCGGGACAGACTCACCACTGGGAGCTTTCTGAGGATATTGATGGATACATATTTTTCCATACCAGGGAGTTTTTTGAAATGGGCTTCACCGATCATTCCATTCGCAACTTTCCGTTTTTTTATTCAGTGCATAACCAGCCTGCGATTATGCTTAAGGCTGAATCCGTAAAGCACATTTTGCCTTTTTTTGAATCAGTTTATGGTGAATATATCCACAAAGGATTTTTCAGTCGACAAAAAATATCTTCGCTGCTAAATTTGATTTATATCGAGCTCAGCCGGGTTTACCTTGGTGAAAGCAAGGCTTTGACATTTAATTCGGCGGTTTATTCCTTGCAGGTCAACCGGCTGGAGCAATTGATAGAAACATATTACCGGAGTCAAAAATCTCCCGCGGCCTACGCCGATATGATGAATATTACCCCCAAACATCTTAACAGACTTACCCGCGAGACCTTAGGGAAAACGACTACCCAACTCATCACCGAACGAATACTGCTTGAGGCCAAAAGAATGCTTGTCTATGTAGGAGACCCGCTTTCTACCATTGCCGAGGCGCTGGGTTATGATGATTATGCATACTTTTCGCGTGTTTTTAAAAAGTGGACCGGATTGAGTCCATCTCAGTTTGCAGCGAAGTACAAATCTTTAAAGACATAA
- a CDS encoding DUF983 domain-containing protein — protein MAHPIVNIIKGKCPECGNGQVFETKGNPALLKMPKMHEHCSHCRFRFEKEPGYFIGAMYVSYALTLVEMIAIFILFYFIPGVNLNHFIYIMIPVLLLLSMFNFRMARMIWMYII, from the coding sequence ATGGCCCATCCAATTGTAAATATTATCAAAGGAAAATGTCCTGAATGTGGAAATGGACAAGTATTTGAGACGAAGGGAAATCCGGCTCTTCTTAAAATGCCAAAAATGCACGAACACTGCTCACATTGCAGGTTCAGGTTTGAAAAAGAACCCGGATATTTTATAGGAGCTATGTATGTAAGCTATGCGCTTACCCTGGTAGAAATGATCGCGATATTTATCTTATTCTATTTTATACCGGGCGTTAACCTTAATCATTTCATTTATATTATGATACCGGTTCTCCTGCTATTGAGCATGTTCAATTTCAGGATGGCCCGTATGATCTGGATGTATATTATCTGA
- a CDS encoding M57 family metalloprotease has translation MKLKFSALGLCLLLFIAVGMTGCNDEFEARPEADKTGVVDPNDPVVRRIIDAGIAIEDIVAYDDHYVAEGDIVFYKEEPHFDGDVHNGREEQARSTYVVAPAYRNIRIYLDQASFSTLNLNDAVNTAISAFNAVGTEIQFSRVYSQSSADIVVKRNNAIGTNVCGRAGFPFSNGRPFNNVDISETTLINFGLTSTSQLRLLVAHEIGHCIGFRHTNWQSQGESTAIHIPGTPTSDGASVMNGSTCGNNWGGLSFYDKKGMEVLYATPTVPPPGPDKLLPGEQLTSGQSIKSPDNRFTFVMQGDGNLVLYKINVPLWSSNTHGLPVTRCIMQTDGNLVLYDNLNRARWSSNTHGNPGAWLVAQNDGNVVIYRNNSALWSTQTCCH, from the coding sequence ATGAAACTAAAATTTAGCGCACTAGGCCTGTGCCTGCTGCTTTTTATTGCAGTAGGAATGACAGGCTGTAACGATGAATTCGAAGCCCGGCCTGAGGCTGACAAAACAGGAGTTGTAGATCCCAATGACCCCGTGGTCCGGCGCATTATCGATGCTGGCATAGCCATTGAAGATATTGTGGCGTATGACGATCACTATGTAGCTGAAGGTGATATCGTTTTTTATAAGGAAGAGCCACATTTTGATGGCGATGTGCACAATGGCCGCGAAGAGCAGGCGCGCTCTACCTATGTAGTAGCACCTGCTTACAGAAATATCAGAATTTATCTGGACCAGGCGTCCTTTAGTACATTGAACCTTAATGATGCCGTCAATACCGCCATTTCTGCTTTTAATGCGGTAGGTACTGAGATCCAGTTTTCAAGGGTATATTCCCAATCATCAGCTGATATCGTGGTTAAGAGGAATAATGCCATTGGAACCAATGTATGTGGTCGAGCCGGATTCCCCTTTTCAAACGGAAGACCTTTTAATAATGTTGACATCTCCGAAACTACTTTGATCAACTTTGGACTTACCAGTACGAGTCAGTTGAGGCTTTTGGTAGCTCATGAGATTGGGCATTGCATCGGTTTTCGCCATACCAACTGGCAGTCGCAGGGTGAATCTACCGCCATCCATATTCCGGGTACACCCACGTCTGACGGAGCGTCTGTTATGAATGGAAGCACCTGTGGCAACAACTGGGGCGGACTGTCTTTCTATGATAAAAAGGGCATGGAGGTTTTGTATGCTACACCCACCGTTCCTCCTCCCGGTCCGGATAAGCTACTTCCCGGGGAGCAGCTCACCAGTGGTCAGTCCATAAAATCTCCTGATAATCGCTTCACTTTTGTCATGCAAGGTGATGGCAACCTGGTGCTTTACAAGATTAATGTCCCACTGTGGTCGAGCAACACCCATGGTCTGCCTGTAACGAGGTGTATTATGCAGACTGATGGTAATCTCGTGTTATACGACAACCTGAACCGTGCCAGATGGTCATCAAATACCCATGGTAATCCGGGAGCATGGCTGGTTGCGCAAAATGATGGTAATGTAGTTATCTATCGCAATAATTCTGCTTTGTGGTCAACACAAACATGCTGCCACTAA
- a CDS encoding DoxX family protein — MKKDKIIFWIATGFIFLFEGVMPALTSQTELAKEGIAHLGYPEYFGVMLTVFKVLGVLALVIPSVPKRLKEWAYAGFVFDFIAACVSHWVIDGFGFQTVFPLIILGILMVSYTYYHRLEGRKEVPARSALA; from the coding sequence ATGAAAAAGGATAAAATTATTTTCTGGATCGCGACAGGCTTTATATTTCTGTTTGAAGGTGTAATGCCCGCCCTTACTTCACAAACTGAGCTGGCAAAAGAAGGAATTGCTCACCTGGGTTACCCGGAATACTTTGGGGTAATGCTTACTGTTTTTAAAGTTCTTGGTGTATTGGCATTAGTTATTCCGTCTGTACCCAAAAGGTTAAAGGAGTGGGCGTATGCCGGTTTTGTATTTGATTTTATAGCGGCATGCGTCAGCCATTGGGTTATTGATGGCTTTGGGTTCCAAACTGTATTTCCATTGATCATTCTAGGTATTTTGATGGTTTCTTATACCTATTATCATCGCCTGGAAGGCAGAAAGGAAGTGCCTGCCAGAAGCGCACTAGCCTGA
- a CDS encoding transposase — protein sequence MGQQTIPLQPQEIYHIYTHANGSENLFREDENYRYFLSKYSEYIHPIAETFAYCLMPNHVHFMIRVRDEEEVLEFLKLKKPTLQGFETLGGFSMAVSKQFSHLLNGYTQAYNKRYTRKGSLFTPNFNRKPVESDTYFTSLIVYIHNNPIHHGFVTDAEDWPHSSYHSYLLEKRTKIAREEGLQWFGGRKEFVEVHRELKKEDVVSLE from the coding sequence ATGGGACAACAAACCATCCCGCTACAGCCCCAGGAAATTTACCACATCTATACCCATGCCAATGGCAGCGAAAATCTTTTTAGGGAAGACGAGAATTATCGTTATTTTCTAAGCAAGTATTCAGAATATATTCATCCTATAGCCGAGACTTTTGCTTATTGTTTGATGCCGAACCATGTGCATTTTATGATTAGGGTGAGGGATGAAGAGGAGGTTCTTGAATTCTTGAAATTGAAAAAGCCAACCCTCCAAGGGTTCGAAACCCTTGGAGGGTTTTCAATGGCAGTAAGCAAACAATTTTCACATTTGCTCAACGGCTATACTCAAGCCTACAACAAACGCTACACCCGCAAAGGCAGCCTCTTTACGCCAAACTTCAATAGAAAACCAGTGGAGAGCGACACTTATTTCACAAGCCTCATCGTCTATATACACAATAATCCTATTCACCATGGTTTTGTGACGGATGCCGAAGATTGGCCGCACAGTTCATATCATAGCTATTTACTGGAAAAACGGACTAAAATAGCCAGAGAAGAGGGACTACAATGGTTTGGAGGGAGAAAGGAGTTTGTTGAAGTGCACCGGGAACTAAAAAAGGAGGATGTTGTGTCGCTTGAATGA
- the cas2 gene encoding CRISPR-associated endonuclease Cas2 yields the protein MYVILMYDINEKRVGKMLKLCRRYLHWIQNSVFEGELSEVKLKRLKSEAKSIMEDTDSLIIFKSKDERWLDKEVVGDEKNKIDNFL from the coding sequence ATGTATGTGATCCTGATGTACGATATCAATGAAAAACGCGTAGGTAAGATGCTGAAACTATGCCGACGATACCTGCACTGGATCCAAAACTCCGTATTTGAAGGAGAGCTTTCCGAAGTTAAGCTAAAGAGACTTAAAAGTGAGGCCAAAAGCATCATGGAAGACACCGATAGCCTGATTATCTTCAAAAGCAAAGATGAACGCTGGCTGGACAAAGAGGTGGTGGGCGATGAAAAAAATAAAATAGATAACTTCCTTTAG
- the cas1b gene encoding type I-B CRISPR-associated endonuclease Cas1b, producing MKKTYYLFNPGRLSRRDNTLKFTPVDESGQELMPKYIPVESVSDLFIFGSLDANSSLYNFLGKQQINVHFFDYYEHYTGSFYAKEYLLAGKLQVSQTQHYLSHKKRLAIAKSFVKGGAANMLRNLKYYQTRGKELTACIDTMDLWCESIDSANAIAELMGIEGNIRQCYYVGFDEILKELKMEGRSKQPPKNEVNSLISFGNMLCYTICLDQIYHTQLNPTISFLHEPGARRFSLALDLAEIFKPMLVDRVIFSVLNKQQLKASDFHEGTGRITLKEGGKKAFLKTWEEKLNQTIKHRSLGRHVSYKHLIKLECYKLCNHMIGTQEYKPFRAWW from the coding sequence ATGAAAAAAACATATTACCTCTTTAACCCCGGCCGGCTGAGCCGGCGTGATAATACCTTGAAGTTTACCCCGGTAGATGAAAGTGGTCAGGAACTTATGCCGAAGTATATCCCTGTGGAGTCAGTCTCAGACCTCTTTATTTTCGGTAGCCTGGATGCCAATTCTAGTTTGTATAACTTTCTGGGTAAACAACAAATCAATGTACATTTCTTTGATTATTATGAACACTATACCGGAAGCTTTTACGCCAAAGAATATCTGCTTGCCGGTAAACTACAGGTGAGCCAGACCCAACATTACCTTTCCCATAAAAAGAGGCTTGCCATTGCAAAATCATTTGTTAAAGGCGGTGCCGCCAATATGCTGAGAAACCTGAAATACTACCAAACGCGCGGCAAGGAGCTTACTGCCTGCATCGACACCATGGATTTGTGGTGCGAGAGTATAGACAGTGCCAATGCCATTGCTGAGCTCATGGGTATCGAAGGCAACATCCGCCAATGCTATTATGTGGGGTTTGATGAAATATTAAAAGAGCTGAAGATGGAGGGCAGGAGCAAGCAACCTCCCAAAAATGAAGTCAACAGCCTGATCAGCTTCGGCAACATGCTATGCTATACCATCTGCCTTGACCAGATCTATCACACCCAACTCAATCCTACCATCAGTTTCTTGCATGAGCCGGGAGCCAGAAGGTTTAGCCTGGCACTTGACCTGGCAGAGATATTTAAGCCCATGCTTGTAGACAGGGTTATTTTCTCCGTATTGAACAAACAGCAACTTAAAGCTTCGGATTTTCATGAGGGTACTGGCCGGATAACGCTAAAGGAAGGTGGTAAAAAGGCCTTTTTGAAAACCTGGGAAGAAAAACTAAACCAGACCATCAAGCATCGCAGCCTGGGTCGGCATGTCAGCTATAAGCATCTGATCAAGCTGGAATGCTACAAGTTGTGTAACCATATGATAGGTACGCAAGAGTACAAACCCTTTAGAGCATGGTGGTAG
- the cas4 gene encoding CRISPR-associated protein Cas4, with amino-acid sequence MNITATHINYYHICHRKLWLFSQGIQMEHTSSVVDEGNLIHETSYPQRAAKFTELELAGAKIDFYDEKNRVVHEIKKSNKVEEAHEWQVKYYLLLLLRAGIEGATGILEYPKLKKITHVELFEDDILKLEEAEKHIEEIVKDDMVPKRINKSFCKKCSYFDLCWVE; translated from the coding sequence ATGAACATCACCGCCACCCACATCAACTACTACCACATCTGCCATCGCAAGCTTTGGCTTTTTAGCCAGGGTATACAGATGGAGCATACCTCTTCAGTGGTGGACGAAGGTAACCTTATTCATGAGACCAGCTACCCGCAGCGTGCAGCCAAATTTACCGAGCTGGAATTGGCGGGTGCCAAAATAGATTTTTATGATGAGAAGAATCGTGTTGTGCATGAGATCAAGAAGAGCAACAAAGTAGAAGAGGCCCATGAGTGGCAGGTAAAGTACTACCTGCTGCTGCTTCTACGGGCAGGAATTGAAGGCGCTACCGGCATTTTAGAGTACCCCAAATTAAAGAAAATAACCCATGTTGAGCTTTTTGAAGATGACATACTAAAGCTCGAAGAAGCCGAAAAGCATATAGAAGAGATTGTAAAAGATGATATGGTACCCAAACGGATTAATAAAAGCTTTTGCAAGAAGTGTAGCTATTTTGATTTGTGCTGGGTGGAGTAA
- a CDS encoding CRISPR-associated protein Cas7 translates to MNTIYIRTLKRAEHTVFNVSDGQKYYYDNQFARRIPFSSGQQVKRSMIDSLCEAINQVPSPTTFLFDVTKQKELKEGEVYGTCDPAYADQLFGGWMKAAKGGKDRTLKRRSPLSISAMRALHPLLAGMDTENASFDRSDRPNNKVIVRDEKGNELSAEDIVTFLEGKDRSLSRKWIPDNRRATGLFVFDIAIDLRRLFSVSINSFEPEMTDSTIEKLKSEGWVNSENVFGPCLVAPKAIREKWIKGLAHSIINWRITSNQSRTFSLMDTLAIAISDNANLVAGSIRAKLSEEDSKKADPIIDEHLEGVESFITLQAGGYIQTKGETADALKKAEQKLIDLMSAFGYENQMAVV, encoded by the coding sequence ATGAATACCATTTATATAAGGACTCTAAAGAGGGCAGAACATACCGTATTTAACGTATCAGATGGCCAAAAATATTATTATGACAACCAATTTGCTCGGAGAATCCCATTTTCTAGTGGTCAGCAGGTAAAGCGATCCATGATTGATTCGCTATGTGAAGCAATTAATCAGGTTCCTTCCCCAACAACATTTCTTTTTGATGTTACCAAACAAAAAGAACTTAAAGAGGGGGAGGTCTACGGTACATGTGACCCTGCCTATGCCGACCAACTGTTTGGTGGCTGGATGAAGGCAGCAAAAGGAGGAAAAGATAGAACACTCAAACGGCGCAGTCCCCTCTCAATATCTGCAATGCGTGCCCTGCATCCTTTGTTAGCGGGAATGGACACTGAAAATGCTTCGTTTGATAGAAGTGATAGACCAAACAATAAAGTGATCGTTCGAGACGAAAAAGGAAATGAACTCAGTGCTGAGGATATTGTAACTTTTCTTGAAGGCAAGGATCGAAGTTTGAGCAGGAAATGGATTCCTGATAATAGAAGGGCAACAGGGCTCTTTGTATTTGACATAGCCATTGACTTACGCAGGCTCTTCTCAGTAAGTATTAATTCATTTGAACCTGAAATGACTGATTCAACCATTGAAAAACTTAAATCTGAGGGGTGGGTTAATTCTGAAAATGTATTTGGCCCATGTCTGGTTGCTCCAAAAGCTATTCGTGAAAAGTGGATCAAAGGTCTTGCCCATTCAATAATCAACTGGAGAATAACCTCTAACCAGTCAAGAACATTCAGTTTGATGGATACTTTGGCTATCGCTATTAGTGATAACGCTAATCTTGTGGCAGGAAGTATACGAGCCAAGCTTTCTGAAGAAGACTCTAAAAAAGCAGATCCAATTATTGATGAACACCTTGAAGGCGTTGAATCTTTTATCACGCTACAAGCAGGTGGATATATCCAGACAAAAGGGGAAACTGCTGATGCTCTTAAAAAGGCGGAGCAAAAATTAATTGATCTTATGTCTGCTTTTGGTTATGAAAACCAGATGGCCGTAGTGTAG
- the cas3 gene encoding CRISPR-associated helicase Cas3', translated as MKQIFAKSAPEWTPLKDHLLHVASAARAFARYLGMDELLAYHGAILHDIGKAHLRFQKRLKEKDTNNSVLRHEISSLLFLSVFPEKEHPALIEMVAGHHKSVRYDAGDKGLLDLENGYDYEDFHVGKWEEWSPDAFNVLEELGINCKPFDEEIARNNLALAIDYCKRKTKEKGYSEWRGLLMGADHFASALIDDTDHYLKKAFIKPDLSFFNRTDELYPLSRKDTSSSKKHTIVVACTGAGKTDFLFKRTHGRVFYTLPFQASINAMYKRVHKDLRETNPDLDIRVLHASSSIVKRSGAEEEAVLQPLFGSSIKILTPHQLAAIAFGMKGYEALILDLRGCDIILDEIHTYNGISQAIVLKLVEILKSIDCSIHIGTATMPSALYQKIAALLGDDVLEVKLSNEEMDQFDRHVIHKLQTLDEANPLINKAIDNKEKVLVVCNRVAKAQEAYQLLKMQYPDVDILLLHSRFKRGDRNKKEKELIGLDDDGNSAGRFNTGNDACIVVSTQIVEVSLDISFDLMITECAPIDALVQRFGRINRKRSKNTIDVLKAIYVIAPPENDKDAKPYDLEILKRSFEVLPNGEVLKERSLQEKIDRVFPSIDFLNIEELSIFKSNGLISIKKLIHSRDPILMKLLEIDSVTCIVESDLSEYLHSQNVKKEALYEHRLEMEIPIYYNYVRHIKPIEKGNRPFPIPDHAYDPEYGLMVTKIKENQFNPDLQML; from the coding sequence ATGAAACAGATTTTTGCTAAATCGGCCCCTGAATGGACACCATTAAAAGACCATCTTTTACATGTTGCCAGTGCAGCACGCGCTTTTGCCAGATACCTGGGCATGGATGAACTTCTTGCTTATCATGGAGCCATTCTTCATGATATAGGAAAGGCTCACTTACGATTCCAAAAAAGGTTGAAAGAAAAAGACACTAACAATAGCGTTCTTCGGCACGAGATCTCATCTCTTCTGTTCTTGTCTGTCTTTCCTGAAAAAGAACATCCAGCTTTAATAGAAATGGTGGCAGGACATCATAAATCTGTACGCTATGATGCTGGCGATAAGGGGCTGCTTGATCTTGAGAATGGATATGACTATGAGGATTTTCATGTTGGAAAGTGGGAAGAATGGAGCCCAGATGCCTTTAATGTTTTAGAGGAACTGGGAATAAACTGTAAGCCATTTGATGAGGAAATTGCCCGTAACAACCTTGCCCTGGCTATTGATTATTGTAAAAGGAAAACAAAAGAAAAAGGTTATTCAGAATGGCGCGGACTTCTGATGGGAGCAGATCATTTTGCCTCCGCTTTAATTGATGATACAGATCATTACCTAAAAAAAGCTTTTATAAAACCTGATTTAAGTTTTTTTAACCGTACGGATGAGCTTTATCCACTGTCACGCAAGGACACCTCATCTTCAAAGAAACACACAATAGTAGTTGCTTGTACCGGGGCAGGTAAAACGGACTTTCTTTTTAAGCGTACACATGGAAGGGTCTTCTACACATTGCCCTTTCAGGCATCGATCAATGCTATGTATAAGCGTGTGCATAAAGATTTGCGGGAAACCAACCCTGATCTGGATATACGGGTATTGCATGCATCTTCCAGTATAGTGAAGAGGAGTGGGGCTGAAGAAGAAGCTGTTTTGCAACCTTTGTTTGGTTCCTCTATTAAGATATTAACCCCACATCAATTAGCTGCTATTGCCTTTGGCATGAAAGGGTATGAGGCGTTAATTCTCGATTTAAGAGGTTGTGACATTATTCTTGATGAAATACATACTTACAACGGTATATCTCAAGCCATTGTATTGAAGCTGGTTGAGATACTGAAATCAATTGATTGCAGTATACATATTGGCACTGCAACTATGCCTTCGGCATTATACCAAAAGATAGCGGCTTTGCTGGGAGATGATGTTTTGGAAGTGAAGCTATCAAATGAAGAAATGGATCAGTTTGATCGGCATGTCATTCATAAGCTTCAAACGTTAGATGAGGCTAATCCACTGATTAACAAAGCTATTGATAATAAGGAAAAAGTGTTGGTGGTCTGTAATCGAGTTGCCAAGGCTCAGGAAGCTTATCAATTGCTGAAAATGCAATATCCGGACGTTGATATTCTTTTGCTTCATAGCCGCTTTAAACGTGGTGATAGAAATAAAAAGGAAAAGGAACTCATTGGGCTTGATGACGATGGCAATTCAGCAGGGCGATTCAATACAGGTAACGACGCATGTATTGTGGTTTCTACACAAATTGTGGAGGTAAGTCTGGATATCAGCTTTGATTTGATGATTACGGAGTGTGCCCCTATAGATGCTTTGGTACAGCGTTTTGGGCGTATTAATCGCAAGCGGTCAAAGAACACAATTGATGTACTTAAGGCTATTTATGTAATTGCCCCTCCTGAAAATGATAAGGATGCCAAACCCTATGATTTGGAAATACTAAAAAGGTCTTTTGAGGTTCTGCCAAATGGCGAAGTTTTAAAGGAGAGGAGCTTGCAAGAGAAAATTGATAGGGTGTTTCCTTCAATCGATTTTTTGAATATTGAGGAGCTTTCCATTTTCAAATCTAACGGTCTGATATCTATAAAGAAGTTGATTCATAGCAGAGATCCTATTTTGATGAAGCTCTTGGAGATAGATTCAGTGACCTGTATAGTAGAGAGTGACCTGTCAGAATACTTACATTCCCAGAATGTGAAAAAGGAAGCGTTGTATGAGCATCGCCTGGAAATGGAAATACCCATTTATTATAATTACGTTCGGCATATAAAGCCAATTGAGAAAGGTAATAGGCCATTTCCTATACCTGATCATGCTTATGATCCGGAGTATGGTTTAATGGTGACCAAAATCAAGGAAAATCAGTTTAACCCAGACCTGCAAATGCTATGA